Within Haliaeetus albicilla chromosome 29, bHalAlb1.1, whole genome shotgun sequence, the genomic segment GGAAATTCAGCTGcgaggtggaggaggaggtgggcGGGACGTGGGTGCCGTCACCCCAAAGCGAAGCCGTGGACGTTACCGTGAAGGGTAGGTCTGCCCTGGGGTCTCCCAGTGAGGGGTGGGGGTCTTCAGAAATTTACCCTCAAATTCAGGCCAAAGATTCCAAAAATTGGGGAAAACAGTAGGGGAAAAATGGTTGAAACCAGCCGGTTTTCATCGCTCTCCCACGGATGACAACCGAAATTGCTTAAACGCAGCCTCTGGGTCTTCTGAAATGGCCAACCCCCACCCTCAAAAGCTGTTCCTGAGCTCCAAGGTCTTGGTGGACCCGCAGGCTTGCCAAAATGAGGTGGCGGATGAGTTCAGGAGGCTCACGACGATGAGATTCATCTTCTCACAACGATGAGATTCATCTTCTCACAATGATGAGTTTCATCTCATGATGATGAATTTCATCTCCTCATGACGAGGAGTTTCATTTTCTCACGATCAGGAGTTTCATTTTCTCATGACAAGGAGTTTCATTTTCTCACGACGATGAGATTCATCTCCTCGTGATGATGAGTTGCATCTTTTCGTGACGACGAATTTCATCTTCTCATGATGATGAGCTGCAACTTCTCATGAGTTTCATCTTCTCATGATTAGGAGTTTCATCTTCTCATGATGAGGAGTTTCATCTTCTCATGAGAATGAGTTTCATCTCATGATGATGATGAGCTCCGTCTTCTCAAGAGTTTCATCTTCTCATGACGATGAGTTTCATCTCGTGACGATGAAGTTCATCTCCTCACGACGATGAGTTTCATCTTCTCATGATgatgaatttcattttctcGTGACGACTTTCATCTTCTCGTGACAAGGAGTTTCATCTTCTCATGAGTTTCATTTTCTCATGACGATGAGTTCCATCTTGTGAAGATGAATTTCATCCCCTCGCGACGATGCTTTTCATCGTCTCGCGACAACGAGCTCCATCTTTTGGTGACGATGCGTTTCGCCTCGCGATGATGAACTTCATCTCCTCGTGAGGATGAGTTCCATCTTTCCGTGGTGACGACTTTCACCTTTGTGTGAAGATGACTTCGCTTCTCTCCCAACCCATCTTCCCTGTCTCACCAGATTGTCCCTCCCAGCCTGCTTTGCTCCTGGACCCCCCATCCGGAGAAGTCGTTGACGGCAACCCCTTGCTCCTCACCTGCGTGGCCAACGGCCCCACCGCCCAACGgaaatttttcttctacaaagACGGCGCCGAGCAATTTTCGGAGATGGCCACGAAAGACCGCTCGCTCTACAACATCCCCGAGGCCACAGCCACCATCGCCACCGGCCAATTTACCTGTCGGTACGAGGAGAGGGTCAGCGATACGTGGATCTCATCGCCATTCAGCCAAACCATGATGGTCCTCACGCAAGGTGAAGTCCTCCTGCCCACCCAACCGATGTCCTGAAGACCTCGGGGACCTTCACGTTGCTTGCAAAGTCCTGGGGAGGGGGTCGAGGGACGTCATTGGCTGGAAAAACCTTCTGATGGCACATCGGAGGCCCAAAATTGGGGGaaaatggttttttttggaGGTGGGTGGGTGGATCCCCTCCCCGTTCGGCCAAGCCATGACGGTCCTCACGCAAGGTGAGGTCCTCCTGCCCACCCAACCGATGTCCTGAAGACTTCAGGCACCTTCACGTTGCTCGCGTGGTCTGTGTCAAGCTTGGGAGGGGTTGTGAGGGACCTCATTGGCTGGAAAGACCTTCTGATGGCATATTGGGGCCTGAAATTGGGGgaaaatgggtttttttggaggtaGGGTAGGACAATTTGGTGTCTCCTGACCTATGGGGTGGACACCAGGTGGACCCCCAACTTGGGGGTCACCaagagggaaagggggagaacTTGGTGTGGTGGAGGAGATCGCTTACttggtttgtttggtgttttttttggcGGTCTCTCTTCTCTCAACCAGCCCGGTCTCAGCTCATCCCATTGGTGGCCGGTTGCGCCGCCGGCGCCGCCACGTTGCTCCTGGGGCTCCTACTGGTCGTTTGCTTCTGTCGGAAGCGGAGAGGTGAGTGGTGGGGGCGGGAGATGGACGATGGGTCAGAGTAGGAAAAGATATAAAGTGATataaaggaaggggaaaggacgCGGTGAAACCCGGGAGAAGAAGCCATCAGGTTGGGGACCACGCTCTTCTCCTCCACGCCCAAGTCCCCAAAATATTGACTAATCCCGAGCGCCTTCCCCCCAAAACGTCACCCACGAGAGGCGGAGACAGCCCAAAGCGGTCAGAGAAGCCTTCCCGGGTTCTTCAACTGCGGGCAAGGGGCCACCCGCCCCTCCAGCGCCAAAGaggggggggtttgggggacTTCCCATGAGCCTTTTCAGCTGCCCAAAGGGCTGAAGGAGAAACCCACGGCTTCTTGACCAGGTGGCGTTCACTGGAAGGGGCTCCACAACAAGGATGACCCAAGCACCTACCCAATGGCCAACGTCAACAGCAGCATCAGCTGACCTTGAAGGCCACCTGGACCCAACCACTTCTCCACGGCGGTGGGGAGAAGGACGAGGACAACCCTTCTCCTTCCAAGCCGCTCAACCCGCCGTTGGCTTTGTAGGTCCACCCCGTGTCAGTAAACATCTCCTCGATCCCTTCCCCTCTCTCGTCCCTGCCCACCTCGCTTCCAAACCTCAGAACTCCGAGCCAAGATGGCCGACAGCTTCGCTTTGGGTCATGGTAACGTCTTCTGGGGAGAGGAACATCTCCGTAGACCCAACCTCATGAGTTTTGAGGGGTGGAAACGGCCGCGAGAGGGCGGgaaggggcggcggcgggcagctCTGGTCTTGATTGGTCAACCAAGTTGGCCAACCCAAGTTTGCCGCCGCCCCACtaattggggtgggggggcgggaAGGGGAAGGTTGGAGCTTATTATAGGTCAGCTCTGGTCTTACCTCGTCTTGATTGGACACCTTGGGTCCTCCCTCGTCCTGATTGGACACCTTGGGTCCTCCCTCGTCATGACTGGATATCTCAGGTCCTCCCTTGTCCTGATTGGACATCTCAGGTCCTCCCTCGCCGTGGTTGGTCAAGGCCGTGACGGAAATGCGGCGAGGCCTCTTGCATGGCATCCCAATGTGGCCTCCACCTCCCCAACATGGCCTCCTGCCCCCCAATTTcacctcctgccccccaacTTCATTtcctgcccccgaatttgatcTCCTGCCCTCCAACATGGCCTCCTACCCCCCAACTTCTCCTCCTGACCCCAATTTGGTCTCCTGCCCCCCAACATGGCCTCCTGCCCCCCAACTTTGCTTTCTGCCCTCCAATTTGGTCTCCTGCCCCCCAAAttcacctcctgccctccaaattcacctcctgccccccaacATGGCCTCCTGCCCCCAAATTCGCCTCCTGCCCCCCAAATTTGCCTCCTGCCCCTCAAATTcacctcctgccccccaacatggcctcctgccctccaaattcacctcctgccccccaacatggcctcctgccccccaacttcacctcctgcctcccaacatggcctcctgccctccaaattcacctcctgccccccaaattcacctcctgccccccaacatggcctcctgccccccaacttcacctcctgcctcccaacatggcctcctgccctccaaattcacctcctgccccccaaattcacctcctgccccccaacatggcctcctgccccccaacttcacctcctgcctcccaacatggcctcctgccctccaaattcacctcctgccccccaaattcacctcctgccccccaacatggcctcctgccccccaaattcacctcctgccccccaacatggcctcctgccccccaacttcacctcctgcctcccaacatggcctcctgccctccaaattcgcctcctgccccccaacttcacctcctgccccccaacATGGCCTCCTGCCCCCTCCTGGGTGCCCCCTCAATGCGCATGCGCAGACCGGCTCgctgaggggagggggagcggcGCGGAGCCGTCGCGCATGCGCACAGCAGTTCCCGTaggggcggggggagcgccCGCGCATGCGCAGACCGGCTCCGGTAGGGGCGGGGGAGCGGTGCCAAGCGGTCGCGCATGCGCAGACCGGCTCCGATAGGGGAGGgggagcggcgcggagcggTCGCGCATGCGCATAACAGTTCCTgtaggggcgggggggagagagcgCGGCGCGGTCGCGCATGCGCACACCTGCTTCGGTAGGGAGGgggagcggcgcggagcggTCGCGCATGCGCAGATCGGCTCCGATAGGGGAGGGGGAGTGGCGCGGAGCAGTCGCGCATGCGCAGACCGGCTccggggtgggagggggagcggCGCGGGGTGTTCTGCGCATGCGCAGTGAGGGGCGGGGTCCCGCCGGTAACGGAGGGGAGGGCGGCGGCCTTTATTaacgggggggggcggggattaaAGGTCACTTCCGGTGCTGGCAAGGCTGTCACTGCGGTGTCAGGGGTCAGAGGTCACTCCGGCGGAGGTGCAGGTCACGGGTtgtagcggggggggggggaggaactgggagatactgggaggaactgggagatACTGGGGGGATCCCAGGGAGTGTttgggggggtactgggagaTACTGGGGCAGTTGGGAGAGTATTCGGGGTatactgggagggactgggaggcactgggaggcactgggggtgggcggggggggattgggggggtactgggaggaactgggaggcactgggagtgCTGGGAGGGGGTCTagggggggattggggggtactgggaggaactgggggGTACTGGAGGGGTCccagaggggtttgggggggtactgggaggcactgggggggtactgggggggtactggggggtctgggggggtcctaGGGGGTGCTGAGGggtactgggaggcactgggagatACTGGGGGGATCCCAGGGAGTGTTCGGGGGGGTACTGGGAGATACTGGGGCAGTTGGGAGAGTATTTGGGGCAtactgggaggtactgggaggcactgggggtgggcagggggggattggggggtactgggaggaactgggaggtgctggggagggacccagggggggattggggggtactgggaggaactgggaggcactgggggtgctgggagggggtcTAGGGGGAGAttggggggtactgggaggaactgggggGTACTGGAGGGGTCCCAGAGGGGTTTGAGGGggtactgggaggcactgggggggtACTGGGGCGGTactgggaggcagtgggggggaactggggggtCTAGGGGGGGTCCTAGGGGGTGCTGAGGggtactgggaggcactgggagatACTGGGGGGATCCCAGGGAGTGtttgggagggcactgggaggtactgggggtcactgggaggtactggggggaggttgggggggtactgggaggcactggggcaGTTGGGAGAGTATACGGGGCATACTGGGAGGTATtgggggtggcactgggagtcactgggaggtactgggggACCTAGAGGGGTTCTGCAGGGTGTTTGGGGGgtcactgggagggactgggaggcactgggagatACCGGGGGGGATCCCAGGGAGTgtttggggggggcactgggagatactgggggtgactgggaggtactgggggGCGGATTGGAGGGGTACTGGGAGGGGTTGTGGAGTGctgggggggtactgggggttactgggagggactggggagGAATGGGGGGGGCCCAAGGGGTGTttggggagggactggggggcactgggagggactgggggctCCTCAGGGTGTTCTCCGGGGGAGGCGGTTCTTCAGCgaggggcggggcagggcggggtttgggggggagggcgtgtcttccccagctcccctccGGTTtagggggcggggggggccccgCCCGCGCTGCCGCGTGACAGGctgcggccccgccccccctcccccgccccggccccgcccagGGAGGACGTGCGGGAACGGGAGAGACGCGTCATGGCCGACGCCGCCACtgccgggaggggaggggccggCGTCAGGGACACGCCCACACGCCCCCCAGACACACCCTCTTGCCCCACCCTTTGGCCACGCCCCCTCCGAGTCACGCCCACCCCCCCTGCTGCCtagggagagggaagagctgcCTCAAGCCACGCCCCAGCTCTCTGAGCCACGCCCCTTGTCATTAGACCACGCCCCTTGCCTTAGGCCACGCCCCCAGGCAAGCCCACCCGCGCCCCCAGCCAGTGAGGTTAGGGGTGTTCCAGGCCACGCCCCTGGTCTCTAAGCCACGCCCCAGTCTCTAAGCCACGCCCCATCCCTTTAGGCCACGCCACAGTGGGGTGTGCCAGGCCACGCCCAGAGATGTTAAGCCACGCCCCTGGCTCCTAGACCCTCCCGCCCCCTTAAGCCACACCCCCCACGGATGCCACGCCCCCAGTGGGGTTAGTGCAAAGCGGGTGGGGCAGACCACGCCCCCTAGTCGGAAGACCACGCCCCCCCGCCACACCCCCCAGTCCACGCCCCTCCCCCTGTGCACCACCCTGTTAGGGAGGAGGAGCCTGTGACATCACACGTGACCTCAcacgggggtggggggagggggcggtgcGGTCACAcgtgggtggggaagggggggtgtgGCCTCACGCGTGACATCACCGATGACATCACCCCCTACCTGACCCCACACGGCGCTGCCGGTCCAGGACgtgggggactggggggggggagggggggaggagggggcggggcaTTACTGCTCCCCTCCGTGAATATTAACGAGCCCCCTCGTGACTATGAACGAGCCCGCTCATGAATATTAACGAGCCCCGCCCGGGGGCGTTACTCACTGTAGCCCATCCCCTGCACGAAGTACTTGAAGGCCTCCGTCAGCTTGGccggctgcggggagggggcggggcctgggGTCAAGGCCACGCCCTCCCGGCCACGCCCTCCCGGCCACGCCCAGCCCTCCTCAGGCCACGCCCAGCCCCTCGTTGGCCACGCCCCCCTCCtttgccggggggggggaaggggccctccctgccctcaggTACCGGTGACCTCTGACCCCCGTGACCTCTGACCCCCGTGACCTCTGACCCCGTGTGACCGCTGACCCGGTGACCTCTGACCCCAACCGCCTCCCGGTGACCCCGTGACCTCCCCGACCCCGCCTCGCCCCCTCCGTGACCCCTCCCACCCTGCCAGTCCCCTTCGACCCCCGATGACCTCTGACCCCCGACCTTTGACTTCGTGCCCCGCCCCCTGACCCCGCCCTATgacctttccctccctcccgcccgtGACCTCTGACCTCACCTGGGCGAGCTGGGGTTGGCCCCCTCCGTCAGCCATCTGCGAGAGAGTGGGCGGGGTCAGGGGGGTCAAAGGTCAGGGCGGGGTCAGAGGGCGGGGTCGGGGGTCGAAGGTcaggggtcaaaggtcaccttGAGGAAGGAGGTCTGCGTGGGGTCGAGCTTGGCGTTGCACTCcacctgggggtggggggcggggtCACGTGACCTCACGGGTGGGGTCAGCTGACCTCACCTGGGAGGGGTGCGGTCACATGACCCACCCCGGGGTCACCGGggtggggtcaggggtcaaaggtcgcggCTCACCACGGCGTCCTCGTGGGGGGAGTTGTCGCCCACCACCAGCAGGACGGGGCAGCTGGGGGTCAGAGGTCAGGGCGGGGTCAGAGGTCAGGGCGGGGTCAGAGGTCAGGGCGGGGTCAGGGGTCGCCGCGGGGTCAGGGGTCGCCGCGGGGTCAGGGGTCAGAGGTCACTCACCGCAGGCTGCCGGCCCCGCTGCGCTCCAGGCCCAGGTCCCCGCggctgggggtgggagggggagggctGGCACCAGTACAGACCAGTACGGACCAGCATGGACCAGTACGGACCAGTACAGACCAGCACGGGCCAGTGCAAACCAGTACGGGCCGGTACAGGCCAGTGTGGGCCAGTACAGACCAGTACAGACCCATATACACTGGTACAGATCAGTACGGACCAGTATAGACCAGTACAGACCAGTACAGAGCACTGCACCCCCAGTACGGACCAGTACAGAGCAGTATGGGCCAGTATGGACCAGTACAGACTGGTACCGACTAGTACAGACCAGTATGGTCCAGTATAGATCACtcgtgtcccctcccagttcccATCCAGTccttcccagtccccccagtatctcccagttccccccagtgccccccccagtccttcccagtatctcccagttccccccccagtgtcccccccagtccttcccagttccccccagtccctcccagtgtcccccagtaTCTCACAGGTCAAcccagtccccccccagttCACTCCCACTATCTCCCAGTCCCacccagtgccctcccagtacagaccagtgcctcccagtccttccccagtcccccccagttcACTCCCAGTATACACCAGTCCCCCCGCAGTCCCCTTCCAGTCCCCCCCAGTatctcccagtcccccccagttcACTCCCAGTATACACCAGTCCCCCTGCAGTCCCCCCCAGTatctcccagtcccccccagttcACTCCCAGTATACACCAGTTCCCCCAcagtccctcccagcccctcccagttccccagtcccctcccagttccctcccagtccctcccagtccccacatagccccctcccaggcccttccagtgccccccagtcccctcccagtacATCCCAGTATCCCCAGTCCCACCTGTTGTACATGGCCCACAGCAGGGGGGCGTTGGGCGTCGCCCCCAGCCGCTCCCGCCCCTCCCGCACCGGGGGAGGGGCGGCcgccagctcctcctggggggCGGGGCAGAGAGCGCTGCGACCCCCAAGTAACCCCCCGACCCATaagtgcccccccagccccacaagtgCCCCCTGGGACCCAcaagtgcccccccagccccataagtgCCCTCCGGGACCCATAAGTGCCCCCAAAGACCCACAagtgcccccccagacccataactgaccccccccagccccacaagtgCCCCCTGGGACCCATAAGTGGTCTCTGGGACCCATAAgtgacccccagccccataagtgCCCCCTGGGACCCATAAGTGCCCCCCGAGACCCATAACTGACCCCTTCCAGCCCCACAagtgcccccagggacccccaagtGTCTCCCCAGACCCATAActgaccccccagccccataagtgCCCCCTGGGACCCATAAGTGCCCCCTGGGACCCACAagtgcccccccagacccccaagtGCCTTTTTGGGACCCATAActgacccccccagccccataagtgCCCCCTGGGACCCACAAGTGCCCCCTGGGACCCATAactgaccccccccagccccacaagtgCCCCCTGGGACCCAcaagtgcccccccagccccataagtgCCCTCCGGGACCCATAAGTGCCCCCAAAGACCCACAAGTGCCCCCTGGGACCCATAactgaccccccccagccccacaagtgCCCCCTGGGACCCATAAGTGACCCCCCCgacccccaagtgccccccagccccacctggGTGAAGAGATGGGCCAGGATCATCTCGGTGGTGG encodes:
- the NDRG2 gene encoding protein NDRG2 isoform X1 is translated as MELQEAAPPPEAKGAVLETPYGAVHVTLVGAPRPARPALLTFPDVGHTHESCFAPLFAHHEMHEIVKNFLVVHVDPPGMEEGAPPYPAGYQYPSLEQLAEMIPCILQYLNIASIIGMGVGAGAFVLAKFGLLHPEAVEGLVLVNIDPHAKGWMDWAAHKLSGLTSSTTEMILAHLFTQEELAAAPPPVREGRERLGATPNAPLLWAMYNSRGDLGLERSGAGSLRCPVLLVVGDNSPHEDAVVECNAKLDPTQTSFLKMADGGGQPQLAQPAKLTEAFKYFVQGMGYIPHVLDRQRRVGSVAASAMTRLSRSRTSSLGGAGAGEGGRGRSLSRGSAGGAPPAP
- the NDRG2 gene encoding protein NDRG2 isoform X2 — translated: MELQEAAPPPEAKGAVLETPYGAVHVTLVGAPRPARPALLTFPDVGHTHESCFAPLFAHHEMHEIVKNFLVVHVDPPGMEEGAPPYPAGYQYPSLEQLAEMIPCILQYLNIASIIGMGVGAGAFVLAKFGLLHPEAVEGLVLVNIDPHAKGWMDWAAHKLSGLTSSTTEMILAHLFTQEELAAAPPPVREGRERLGATPNAPLLWAMYNSRGDLGLERSGAGSLRCPVLLVVGDNSPHEDAVVECNAKLDPTQTSFLKMADGGGQPQLAQPAKLTEAFKYFVQGMGYMAASAMTRLSRSRTSSLGGAGAGEGGRGRSLSRGSAGGAPPAP